One genomic region from Yarrowia lipolytica chromosome 1C, complete sequence encodes:
- a CDS encoding uncharacterized protein (Compare to YALI0C22484g, similar to uniprot|P53769 Saccharomyces cerevisiae YLR323c, similar to Saccharomyces cerevisiae CWC24 (YLR323C); ancestral locus Anc_4.139): MFKRKKNAGQKRTTIIDSDSSSEGSGDESALSSAFKRRKNDTQKRTTPTSVATSTKVRAPSFSSTIDHSHSRNLSKTDEATKETILYAKDDSDDSQKLSKGPYKVPFSKPTTTTTVGLKASSNIKSTTSQDYQPDVCKDYKLTGFCGYGDSCKFLHMREDYKAGWQIEREWEIKNREDDPPRDAGGVSRDADTATSRADSGIPDTCPICQGEFKSPVVTQCCHYFCEKCFLAKHKKKQNCFVCGKNTNGVCKPFKR, encoded by the coding sequence ATGTTCAAACGAAAGAAAAACGCGGGACAGAAACGAACCACCATAATCGACTCGGATTCGTCGTCCgaaggctctggagatgaATCCGCGCTTTCCAGCGCCTTCAAACGCAGAAAAAACGATACCCAGAAACGCACCACTCCAACAAGTGTtgccacctccaccaaAGTGAGAGCTCCGTCTTTCTCTTCCACCATTGACCATTCCCATTCCCGCAACCTATCTAAAACTGACGAAGCAACCAAGGAGACAATCCTGTACGCCAAAGACGACTCGGATGACTCGCAAAAGTTGTCAAAGGGCCCATACAAAGTCCCCTTCTCAAAACCCACTACCACTACCACAGTAGGACTAAAGGCTTCGTCCAATATCAAGAGCACCACAAGCCAAGATTACCAACCGGACGTGTGTAAAGACTACAAACTGACGGGATTCTGTGGATACGGCGACTCGTGCAAGTTTCTGCACATGAGAGAAGATTACAAGGCAGGATGGCAGATTGAAAGAGAATGGGAGATCAAAAACAGAGAGGATGACCCACCACGTGATGCCGGAGGagtgtcacgtgacgcagACACCGCTACCTCGCGCGCCGACTCGGGTATACCGGATACATGTCCCATCTGTCAGGGGGAATTCAAGAGTCCGGTTGTGACTCAGTGTTGTCACTACTTTTGCGAAAAGTGTTTTCTGGCCAAGCATAAGAAGAAGCAAAACTGTTTTGTGTGTGGCAAGAACACCAATGGTGTTTGTAAGCCCTTCAAGCGGTAG
- a CDS encoding uncharacterized protein (Compare to YALI0C22506g, no similarity), producing the protein MTDYDEDYYYGAGPNHSHYYMPPENTFEYMPVGAPYPGPHPHMGAPYPMAPPPGPPPGPHHMGQYMGQHQRQPSYGARYEMGMGYYVPMVFEPTPEPEPEQKGPGPATKGQAPKEESKKAGQFSTGYTDSVLATTTSETPNEKHKNDAKDAKKQTQADESKDTAETSQDLESDSKSVENESNYKSQSESDKLASKLAQKELVKQQKLEHQQRQKDATIDYIQGVFASKTLTDTTLTINSVSVPVHAIFAARSKVLGDKLTNDQSDGLKLTVVDPGNWINEAAVNCVVATLYGLPLPSQMRQGQWFGAFLVSEALGLGHVSVEIETALKKQLVNTQATITALNSIVQRCLQGGKGFASNSSSLPDQLINQKQSRELSALFSFLMACLGSLTQSTVSELSTSSIIKSPFALYKVIMETSELLEGNTMEKYSLAKKLIQPRQKSHPGYQDVAVLAFSSDKDGLEIRRKKM; encoded by the coding sequence ATGACGGACTACGACGAAGACTACTATTACGGCGCCGGTCCTAACCACAGCCACTACTACATGCCTCCTGAAAATACCTTTGAGTACATGCCTGTGGGCGCGCCCTACCCAGGGCCACATCCTCACATGGGGGCTCCTTATCCGATGGCTCCTCCCCCGGGACCTCCTCCGGGACCCCATCACATGGGCCAATACATGGGACAACACCAGCGACAGCCCAGCTATGGAGCTAGGTACGAAATGGGCATGGGGTACTATGTTCCAATGGTTTTTGAGCCCACACCGGAGCCTGAACCGGAACAAAAGGGACCTGGGCCTGCTACAAAGGGGCAGGCGCCAAAGGAGGAGTCTAAGAAGGCGGGCCAGTTTTCTACTGGTTATACCGACTCTGTGCTTGCCACCACGACTTCTGAAACCCCCAATgagaaacacaaaaacgacgCCAAAGACGCCAAAAAGCAAACCCAGGCAGACGAGTCGAAAGATACGGCTGAGACGAGTCAGGACCTGGAGTCGGATTCAAAATCTGTTGAAAATGAGTCCAATTACAAGTCTCAGAGTGAATCCGACAAGTTGGCCTCCAAGCTGGCCCAAAAAGAACTTGTCAAGCAACAAAAACTCGAGcaccaacaacgacaaAAGGATGCCACCATCGATTATATTCAGGGCGTGTTCGCGTCCAAAACCCTGACAGACACAACTCTCACTATTAACTCCGTGTCTGTCCCCGTGCATGCCATCTTTGCAGCGCGATCAAAGGTCCTGGGTGACAAGCTGACTAATGACCAGTCTGATGGTCTCAAACTCACTGTTGTCGACCCCGGAAACTGGATCAATGAAGCTGCGGTCAATTGCGTCGTCGCTACGCTCTATGGACTGCCTCTCCCATCGCAGATGCGCCAAGGTCAGTGGTTTGGCGCTTTTCTGGTGTCGGAAGCGCTAGGATTGGGACACGTGTCTGTGGAAATCGAGACGGCGTTGAAAAAACAGCTGGTGAATACTCAAGCCACCATCACAGCTCTCAACTCCATTGTCCAGAGGTGTCTTCAGGGAGGCAAAGGTTTCGCCTCCAACTCGAGTTCTTTGCCAGATCAGTTGATTAATCAGAAGCAGTCTCGTGAGCTCTCGGCACTTTTCTCCTTCCTGATGGCGTGCCTTGGATCTCTCACCCAGTCTACCGTCTCAGAATTAAGCACTTCGTCCATCATCAAATCGCCTTTTGCTCTCTACAAAGTCATCATGGAGACGTCGGAGCTGCTTGAGGGAAACACTATGGAGAAGTATTCGCTGGCCAAAAAGCTGATTCAGCCGAGACAAAAGTCACATCCGGGGTATCAGGATGTCGCTGTGTTGGCTTTTTCGTCGGACAAGGATGGATTGGAGATCagaaggaagaagatgtAG
- a CDS encoding uncharacterized protein (Compare to YALI0C22528g, similar to uniprot|O94742 Saccharomyces cerevisiae YDR363w-a SEM1 Component of the lid subcomplex of the regulatory subunit of the 26S proteasome) translates to MSDKQNEDKPKVLVTLEEDDEFEDFPVEDWNEAESEVKLASNSNTQQLWEEDWDHDDAEDDFSAQLKEELSKTR, encoded by the exons ATGTCCGACAAGCAAAACGaagacaagcccaaggttCTCGTCActctcgaggaggacgacgagtttgaggaTTTCCCGGTCGAGG ACTGGAACGAGGCCGAGTCCGAAGTGAAGCTTGcatccaactccaacactCAGCAGCTgtgggaggaggactgGGACCACGACGACGCCGAGGACGACTTTTCCGCACaactcaaggaggagctgagCAAGACGAGGTAG